From Bradyrhizobium sp. 4:
CATCGCCCGGTTTAACCGGGCGATCCAGTATTCCAGGGAGGGCGATGGTGAACCGAGACGCCGCGGCGTACTGGATGCCCCGGTCGAGCCGGGGCATGACGGCGGAGTTTGGCGCGACCAGGCACCACTGCCATCATGCCATTCTGCTCCTGTTTTGCCCGCCGGAGCAATCGATTATTTTGCTTTTCCGAAGCCAAAAAAACATCAATGGTTCCCGCGGGATGGCTACTGTGCATGGGGTTGTTTTCGCGTTTTTTGTTGGAGGCGCCCCGGCCTGCCGCTACGCTTGCGCTTCCAGCTGTCCATCCGAGGTGATCCATGCCGATCCAGCATTTCGCACCGCCGCCGCACGTCAAGGCGCCGCCGCTATCCTTTGCCACGCGCGCCGGCGATCTCCTGTTCGTCTCCGGCATTCCCGGCTTCGACGCGAGCGGCGCGCTGCCGGACGGCTTCGAGGCGCAGTTCGCCAACGTCGCCGTCAACATCAAGCGCGTGCTGGCAGAGGCCGGCGCCGAGATCCGCGATCTCGTCAAGGTCAACGTGCTGCTGACCCGCGCCTCGGACGTCGCCGCCATGAACGCGCTCTATGCCGGCGCCTTCGGCCCGCCGCCCTACCCCGCCCGCACCACCTGCGTGGTCCACGCGCTGCCCGATCCGAAGATGCTGATCGAGATCGAGGCGGTGGCGTCGCTGGCCAAGGGGTAGACGTGTGCTCGTCAGGCGATAGTCAAGGGATAAGGATCGTTCGAACAGCCGACGAACGGCTGACATATCCGTGAACGGTCGCCGCCCCGCTTGCCAGCCGCACCATTTTGCCGCACCAATTTCCGTGTCACGTTCCCCATCAGGAGATATTTCATGCGTCGCGTTCTCGCCCTCTGTGCCGTTGCCGGCATCGCCACCTCCGTGTTCGCCGTGCCGGCCTCCGCGGCGGTCGGCTATTACGTGATCCGCTGGGACAACACCGGCATCTGCCAGGTCTGGAACGAGGACCTGAAGTACAAGCCGTTCCAATGGGGCGTGTCGACCTACAAGGTCGTCAGCAAGCCGCTTCCGACCTTCACGGCCGCCTCGGAGCTCCAGATCAAGCTGCGCGCGGAGCGCCGCTGCACGCTCTAGGCGTGAGGCGACAGACCGGATTTCGAAGGGGCGGATCGCGCGAGCGGTCCGTCCTTTTCTTTTTGGACGCGCCATTGGTTTTTCGGCCGTCGTCACGCGTTTTTTCCGCGCATCCGCTTTGAACCTGGCCCGTTGGCGGACCTACTCACATTTTGTCCGGGGCGCCCCCGGCGTCCCGCGCCAACCAGCATCCTTGCCCGCTTGTTTTTGCCCGCTTGTTTTCTCACCTCCTGGCTTTGGAGCCAATCGATGCGCGCACCGACGTCAGCAACGGTTCTGGCCGCATCGCTGCTTCTCGCCGCAACGGCGAACGCACAGGCTCCGCAATCCTTCCGCGTGATCTCGCCGGTGTTCGGCCAGTTGGTCAGCTTCGCGATGCCTTCGAATTTTTCCGCGGTGTTCGAGAACACCAAGGGCGGCCACTACATCCGCGAGGCCGTGCTGAAGGGCGAGACGCCCGAACGCTGGACCGAGATGATCACCGTGACCGGCGAGAAGGGCATGACGACCACTCCCGGTTCATCGCCGGAAAGATTCGCGGGCTCGATCGCAGGCGGTTTCAAATCCGCCTGCCCCGACAGCTTTGCGGCGAGGTCGCTTGGCGCCACCGCGTTCGGCCGCTTCGAAGGTTTCGTCGCCGTGATCGGCTGCGGCCGCGTCGACAGCGGCCCGACCCGGCACAGCGAGACCGCGCTCCTGGTCACGCTGAAGGGTACGACCGACTATTACACGATCCAGTGGGCCGAGCGCGGCCCCGAAAGCGACGAGCCGCCGGTGAACGACGACCGCTGGCAGGCGCGTTTGCGCGCACTCAGCCCGATCGAGCTCTGCCCGATCGTAGCAGGCGAAGCCGCGCCCTATCCGAGCTGCGTGAACAAGAGCTAAGCCCTCACGCGTCCTTGTAGGCGCGGGGATGGATCAGGAGGTCGCGCGCGGCGGCGAGATCGATGAACGCTTCCGCGCTGCCGCCTTGGTCGGGGTGCATGCCCTTGGCGGCGCGGCGATAGGCCTGGTTGATGTCCTCGCAGGTGAGCTGCACCGCGAGCGGCAGGCCGAGCACCTTGCGGGCGCGATCCTCGCTGGACAATTTTTTCGGCGCAGCATTGCGGCGGCCGAAGCGCGGCGCCGTCAGGTCGTGAACGACATCGAGCACCACGCCGAGACGGCGCCGGGCCGCCAGCGTGACGCTGTGATCGTCATTGTCCACGGCCTGGCGCAGCACCGGAAGCGCCTGCTCGGCGGCTTGACGCAGCATGGTATCGGTGCTCATCCGCGCGATCTCGGCCACGAGCCGTCCGGCCTCGGCCCAATCGGCGCCGTCCGCCGACCGCAGGCGTTCGAGTGCGAGTTTCCAGGATTCAAGCCGTTCCATCATGCGCGCAACGTTTAGCAATCAAGACCAGTATGCCAAGGCCGCCGTTTCCGACCCCTTAATTTCGAATTAGCCTTTCATGAAACTTCGAAACGAATCCTGAAGGAAATTGTCCCAGCTGCGCGCAGACCGCATCGCGGTCGTTACGCCCCCGCCGGATGGACCGCCAGACCCGGCACGATCAGTTGAACTGATACGCGAGACCGAAAGTCGCAACGTGGGTGCGCAGTGTGACATCGAAAGTATCGACGGTGTTGCTGGGCGCGAAGTGCGACGTTCGGCTGATTGCGTAAGTCGACGTGCCGAAATCGGCGAAGCGGTATTCGGCGCGCGCCAGCCAGTGATGGCCCAGCGCCGTCTCAAGGCCACCGCCGAGGGTCCAGCCCAGTTTCGTCGTGGAGTTCGTTATCACAGACGGCGATAAATTAAACAAGGTCCGGCAGGGCGCGCTCCCGCAGGTCGAGATCACCTCGTCATGCTGCCATGCCGCACCGCCGCTCGCGAATAGCAGCGTCGCCGGCGTCACCAGGAAGCCGAGACGCGCGCGCAGGCTCGCGTCCCATGTTGACTTCACCACAAGGGAATCGGCGCTCTCGTGGAAGGTGCCGAACGCCGGCGACACCGGATATCCGCTCAGCGTGACGGTCCGGTCGGCAAAGCCGGCGTCGCCTTCGATGCCGGCGACCCATTTGGGAGCGAATTGCCAGTTGACGCCGGCATAGGGACTGGCGCGGAAGGCGGTGCCGTTGAACGGCACGGTGTTCTTCTCGAGCGGGATCAGTGCAACGCCAAACAGTTCCGACGTTGCCGCCGTATCCACCTGCTGCGCGCGGACGCCGAGTCCAAGACCGAGATACGGGCCGGTCCATGACATCGCGATCGGCGCTGCCTTGGTGATCATCGCTGCCTGCGCTCCTGCCACGATCCGGTCGCCGAACTTGTAGGCCAGGCCGAACGAGGCGGCGTGAGTCTGGATCTTGAGATCGAATTTGTCCGCGGTCGAATTGAAGCCCGAAGCGGGCACGGCGGTCCGAGCAATGGTGAACGGTGTAGCGCCAAAATCGGCGTAGCGATATTCGGCGCGTGCAAACCAATTGCCGCCCAGCGCGGTCTCGATGCCGCCACCGACGGTCCAACCAACCTGGATAGACGATGCAGAAATCACGGCGGGCGAAAACGTAAAGCCGGGACAGTTGGCGCAATTCGAATTGATGTAGCTCCGCTGCCAGGCGATGCCACCGGTCGCATAGGCCAGCGTGGCAGGTGTGAGCAGGAAGCCGAGACGGGCACGCAGGCTGGCGTCCCACTCGGTCTTTACGGTCAGGCTGTCGGGCGGCAAGGCGAAGCGGACGAAGCCGGGGGAGAAGGCCAGCGACTGGCGCGTGGTGGACTGGTCGGCGAAGCCGACATCGCCTTCGAGGCCCGCAATCCATTGCGGCGCCAATTGCCAGTTGAAGCCGCTAAAGGCACTGGTGCGGAAGCCCAGTCCGTCGAAGGACGCACTTGTCGGCCGACCGTCCGCCAAATTCTGCGGGGCGCCGGCGACCGTCTCCGATGTCGCCGTGGCGTCCGTGCGCGAACCACGGAAACCGAGCCCAAGACCCGCGTAAAATCCGCCCCAGAGTGACGTGACCGCCGATGGGACCTTGTACGTCGGCGCGCCCCCGATATCCGCCGCCAAGGCAGGCACCGTCGCTACGAACGCGACCAGAGCCGCGCTTCCGCCCCTCAATTTCTTCATGCCCAATACCCCGTCCGCGCGGAATCGCCGCCGCCCCAAATATTCGAGACAGATGTGACGCTGACGGCGCCAAACTTCTTGGACCCAAGCGACGGCGGATCAGACAAGAACGAACTGGCGATGTTCGTGCCGTGCCGTGGCATCTTTGCCACGTCCACCGGAAGTCACCGCGACGCCCGATTGCATAAGGCGTCAGCGCGGCATGGCGTTTCTGCCGCTTCCGTTTTCAACTAGTCTTGCCGGCAACGTTGAAAACCCAGCCAAGGAAACGCCCATGCCTCTCCTCCAAAACCATATCGCCGTCATCACGGGCGCCGGATCCGGCATCGGCCGGGCGATCGCTTCCGGCTACGCCCGCGAGGGCGCGCAAGTGGTGTTGCTCGACGTCAACGCCGACACGGTCGCGGAAGCCGCCGTGGAGATCCGCAAGTCCGGCGGCAAGGCCGAGAGCTTTGCGCTCGACGTGACCAAGCGCGACGACTGCTTTGCGCTCGCCAAGCAAGTCGCCGACAAGGTCGGGCAGGTCTCGATCCTCGTCAACAATGCCGGCATCACCCGCCGCAACGCCTTCACCGCGGAGCCGGAA
This genomic window contains:
- a CDS encoding RidA family protein, encoding MPIQHFAPPPHVKAPPLSFATRAGDLLFVSGIPGFDASGALPDGFEAQFANVAVNIKRVLAEAGAEIRDLVKVNVLLTRASDVAAMNALYAGAFGPPPYPARTTCVVHALPDPKMLIEIEAVASLAKG
- a CDS encoding J domain-containing protein, with protein sequence MMERLESWKLALERLRSADGADWAEAGRLVAEIARMSTDTMLRQAAEQALPVLRQAVDNDDHSVTLAARRRLGVVLDVVHDLTAPRFGRRNAAPKKLSSEDRARKVLGLPLAVQLTCEDINQAYRRAAKGMHPDQGGSAEAFIDLAAARDLLIHPRAYKDA
- a CDS encoding outer membrane beta-barrel protein — its product is MKKLRGGSAALVAFVATVPALAADIGGAPTYKVPSAVTSLWGGFYAGLGLGFRGSRTDATATSETVAGAPQNLADGRPTSASFDGLGFRTSAFSGFNWQLAPQWIAGLEGDVGFADQSTTRQSLAFSPGFVRFALPPDSLTVKTEWDASLRARLGFLLTPATLAYATGGIAWQRSYINSNCANCPGFTFSPAVISASSIQVGWTVGGGIETALGGNWFARAEYRYADFGATPFTIARTAVPASGFNSTADKFDLKIQTHAASFGLAYKFGDRIVAGAQAAMITKAAPIAMSWTGPYLGLGLGVRAQQVDTAATSELFGVALIPLEKNTVPFNGTAFRASPYAGVNWQFAPKWVAGIEGDAGFADRTVTLSGYPVSPAFGTFHESADSLVVKSTWDASLRARLGFLVTPATLLFASGGAAWQHDEVISTCGSAPCRTLFNLSPSVITNSTTKLGWTLGGGLETALGHHWLARAEYRFADFGTSTYAISRTSHFAPSNTVDTFDVTLRTHVATFGLAYQFN